From one Chanodichthys erythropterus isolate Z2021 chromosome 3, ASM2448905v1, whole genome shotgun sequence genomic stretch:
- the tmem220 gene encoding transmembrane protein 220 — MKNKIRVSFSQIIWRVCNLFMSVFFSLATYVQINDPDAALWMVGYAVPAGLCFLICCEQQITESLLWRRTADLHVLVSSTFGLILGWKLYKEGITDIFQQEEGRECCGLLLTVFWLLLCRHSGRSSVGSVRICTAVGITVFPFITWIYYYMNTELRKHWPEHCTTAL; from the exons ATGAAGAACAAGATCAGAGTCTCGTTTTCTCAGATCATCTGGAGAgtttgtaatttattcatgtcagtgtttttctctctgGCGACTTACGTGCAG atCAATGATCCAGATGCTGCTTTGTGGATG GTTGGTTATGCAGTTCCAGCTGGATTGTGCTTTTTGATTTGTTGTGAACAACAAATAACAG AGTCATTATTATGGAGGAGAACGGCTGATCTTCATGTTCTTGTTTCCTCTACATTTGGACTTATTCTGGGCTGGAAACTTTATAAGGAGGGAATTACAGACATTTTCCAGCAAGAGGAAGGAAG GGAATGTTGTGGACTCCTGCTGACGGTTTTCTGGCTGCTGCTCTGCAGACATTCAGGAAG GAGTTCTGTCGGCTCCGTGAGGATCTGCACTGCTGTGGGAATCACTGTGTTTCCCTTCATCACATGGATCTATTACTACATGAACACAGAGCTGAGGAAACACTGGCCTGAACACTGTACAACTGCTCTCTGA